The DNA sequence TTCTGGATGCTGTATTTACCACGCCCTGTGCCAGATGCCTTGAAAAAGTGAGTTTTGCCATTACCGAGGAGATCTACAGAGTCTATTCATGGGACGAAAGTATCTCTGATGATCTGGATTCGGAACCCGTTATACTTGGGGGAGGATTCAGCATTCTGGATGCTGTCAGAGAAGCGATAATTCTGTCAATACCTGGGAAGCCGCTCTGTACACCGGACTGCCGGGGAATTAGTTATATTTGAGTATACTTTGGAAAGTTGACCATTTTTTTATACATGAATACAGT is a window from the Candidatus Aegiribacteria sp. genome containing:
- a CDS encoding DUF177 domain-containing protein, with the protein product MKMDTSSLTVNMKSLSHGINKERFELPLREIDWNIENVEPGDGQAFIDLEVDLQDRGIICQGILDAVFTTPCARCLEKVSFAITEEIYRVYSWDESISDDLDSEPVILGGGFSILDAVREAIILSIPGKPLCTPDCRGISYI